From Bradyrhizobium sp. AZCC 1610:
CTCAGCTTCTGACGATAGGCCTCCATATCGACGATTGGGCGCCTGGCGACGCCAGTGTCGGCAGCGGCCTTGGCCACCGCCGGCGCGATCATTTCGATGAGCCGCGGGTCGAACGGCTTGGGGATGAGATAGTCGCGGCCGAAGCGAAGCCCCTCCCCCTTGTACGCGACAGCGACGACCTCGGGCACTTCCGCCATGGCCAGATCCGCGAGCGCTCGGACCGTCGCAAGCTTCATCTCCTCATTGATGGTGGTTGCCCCGCAATCGAGTGCACCCCTGAAGATGAACGGGAAGCAAAGGACATTGTTGATCTGGTTGGGGTAGTCCGAACGCCCCGTTCCGATGATCGCGTCCGGACGAACCGCCAGTGCGTCTTCCGGCATGATTTCGGGTATCGGGTTGGCCATGGCGAAGATCAACGGATCTCGCGCCATCTTCCTGACCATGTCGGGCGTGAGCACGTTGCCGGCCGACAGGCCGAGAAAAATGTCCGCATCCTGGATGATCTGGCCCAGCTTCCGCGCGTCCGTCTTCACGGCATAGCGCGCCTTGTTGTCGTCCATGCCTTCCATACGGCCCGCGTATACGACACCCTTCGCATCGGTCACGATGATTCGATCGTGTCGCAATCCAAGACTGACAATTAGATCGAGGCATGCAAGCGCCGCGGCGCCGGCGCCGGAGCAAACCAGCTTGACGTCCGCGATGTCTTTCTTCACCAGCCTCAGCCCGTTGAGGATCGCCGCCGCTGCGATGATCGCGGTGCCGTGCTGGTCGTCGTGAAAGACGGGAATCTTCATTCGGGCGCGCAGCTTCTGTTCGATGTAGAAGCATTCCGGCGCCTTGATGTCTTCCAGGTTGATGCCGCCGAAAGTCGGCTCCATCCTGACGATCGTCTCGATCAGGGCGTCAGGATCTTCCTCGGCGAGTTCGATATCGAACACGTCGATACCGGCGAACTTCTTGAACAGGCACGCCTTGCCTTCCATCACCGGCTTGCTCGCCAGCGGGCCAATATTGCCGAGACCAAGCACGGCGGTGCCGTTGGTGACGACGGCCACGAGGTTGCTGCGCGCCGTCAGTTCATCGGCCTGCAAGGGGTCCTTGGCGATGGCCAGGCAAGGTTCCGCCACGCCCGGTGAATACGCCAGCGCCAGATCGCGCTGCGTTGCCATGGACGTCGTCGGCACGACGGAGATCTTCCCTGGCGTCGGCAGGCGATGATATTCGAGTGCGGCTTCCCTCAGATCCTGATCCATCGTGTTCCTCGACTGGTTACTTCGTTCGAGAGGCCGATACGAGCGACCTCCCTCCTGCTTTGAACCGCCGGCGGACCTCACGCTCTGGCGCCGGGATTGCGCATGGCCGCCATGCCGTCCTCGAAACGACGGCGCAGTATTTCCATCGTTTGCTTCTGAGATTCGGTCGCCGTCTCGGCAAGC
This genomic window contains:
- a CDS encoding NADP-dependent malic enzyme; its protein translation is MDQDLREAALEYHRLPTPGKISVVPTTSMATQRDLALAYSPGVAEPCLAIAKDPLQADELTARSNLVAVVTNGTAVLGLGNIGPLASKPVMEGKACLFKKFAGIDVFDIELAEEDPDALIETIVRMEPTFGGINLEDIKAPECFYIEQKLRARMKIPVFHDDQHGTAIIAAAAILNGLRLVKKDIADVKLVCSGAGAAALACLDLIVSLGLRHDRIIVTDAKGVVYAGRMEGMDDNKARYAVKTDARKLGQIIQDADIFLGLSAGNVLTPDMVRKMARDPLIFAMANPIPEIMPEDALAVRPDAIIGTGRSDYPNQINNVLCFPFIFRGALDCGATTINEEMKLATVRALADLAMAEVPEVVAVAYKGEGLRFGRDYLIPKPFDPRLIEMIAPAVAKAAADTGVARRPIVDMEAYRQKLSRFVYQSGNAMQPVFSVAKGSGKSLVLAEGEDERVLRAAQVIVDEQIARPLLLGRPSTIEDHIKAFGLRLRPGNDCEIIDPHDAQVYSKCAEVYHARRKRDGVSAALALSETRSDATVLASILLERGIGDAMLCGVIGRTASHLTAIRHVIGTRDGVRTLAVMQMLILPKHQLFICDTHCNLNPTAEQVADIALLAAAEVRRFGITPRVALLSHSSFGSSAVPEAHKMREARAIIRERSPDLAVEGEMRGDAALSHSVLDHEFPDTDFEGPANVLVMPNLDAANISYNLLRMAAGQGLTVGGILLGAAKPAHILTPSSTVRRIVNMAAVAAADAVSERA